The Thalassotalea sp. HSM 43 genome window below encodes:
- a CDS encoding ABC transporter ATP-binding protein, translating into MTPALKITGLRKVYKGGFEAVKGLDLQVQQGDFFALLGPNGAGKSTTIGVVTSLVNKTEGDIEVFGHNIDQQLDLAKSFLGLVPQEFNFNQFEAPMKILVNQAGYYGVARKEATLRAEKYLKQLDLWDKKDQPSRNLSGGMKRRLMIARALMHEPKMLILDEPTAGVDIELRRHMWTYLRELNGQGITIILTTHYLEEAEMLCRNIAIIDKGRIVENTSMKSLLSKLHVETFVLDTSDMTTPPSLQGYEFRQIDEHTLEVDVDKSKAINPVFSQLSEQGIEVKSMRNKANRLEELFVTLVANQAEEES; encoded by the coding sequence ATGACCCCTGCATTAAAAATTACTGGTTTAAGGAAAGTCTACAAAGGCGGCTTTGAAGCGGTAAAAGGGCTTGATTTGCAAGTTCAACAAGGTGACTTCTTTGCATTGCTAGGGCCAAATGGTGCTGGTAAGTCGACCACCATAGGTGTGGTGACGTCTTTGGTAAACAAAACTGAAGGCGATATTGAAGTATTTGGTCATAATATTGATCAGCAGTTGGATTTGGCGAAAAGCTTTCTCGGCTTAGTGCCACAAGAATTTAATTTTAATCAGTTTGAAGCGCCAATGAAGATATTGGTTAATCAAGCCGGTTATTATGGTGTTGCTCGAAAAGAAGCAACGCTTAGAGCTGAAAAGTATCTTAAGCAATTAGACCTTTGGGATAAAAAAGATCAGCCATCACGCAATTTATCTGGTGGTATGAAACGTCGTTTGATGATTGCTAGAGCACTGATGCATGAGCCTAAAATGTTGATTCTCGATGAGCCAACAGCGGGTGTTGATATCGAATTACGTCGTCATATGTGGACTTATCTGCGTGAACTGAATGGCCAAGGTATCACCATAATTCTGACCACCCATTATTTAGAAGAAGCTGAAATGCTTTGTCGTAATATCGCCATTATCGATAAAGGTCGTATCGTTGAAAACACATCGATGAAAAGCCTACTATCAAAATTGCATGTAGAAACCTTTGTTCTCGATACATCAGATATGACCACGCCGCCAAGTTTGCAAGGCTATGAGTTTCGACAAATCGATGAACATACATTGGAAGTCGATGTCGATAAGTCCAAGGCCATTAACCCAGTCTTTAGCCAGCTATCCGAGCAAGGTATAGAGGTGAAGAGTATGCGCAATAAAGCAAACCGTTTAGAAGAGTTGTTTGTCACTCTGGTCGCTAATCAGGCGGAGGAAGAATCATGA
- a CDS encoding ABC transporter permease, translated as MIRYQNRVALSSILHKEVHRFTRIWVQTLVPPAITISLYFVIFGSLIGSRIGQMDGFDYMAFIVPGLIMMSVITNSYSNVASSFFSAKWQRNVEEMLVAPVPNWVIVAGYVGGGMCRGILVGLIVTCIAMLFTDIQIHNIAVVIITVMLTSAVFALGGLINAIFAGSFDDISIIPTFILTPLTYLGGVFYSISLLPDFWQGVSQINPIVYMVNAFRYGFLGISDVSLTVAFSVIGAFLLVLYSVAMYLISKGIGLRS; from the coding sequence ATGATACGGTATCAAAATCGAGTTGCATTAAGCAGTATTTTACATAAGGAAGTGCACCGCTTTACCCGTATTTGGGTACAAACCTTGGTGCCGCCAGCGATTACCATCAGTTTATATTTTGTTATCTTTGGCTCACTAATTGGCTCACGTATTGGCCAAATGGATGGCTTTGACTACATGGCATTTATTGTGCCTGGCTTGATCATGATGTCGGTAATCACCAACTCTTATTCCAATGTCGCCTCGTCGTTTTTTAGTGCTAAATGGCAACGAAACGTTGAAGAAATGCTCGTCGCACCAGTTCCAAATTGGGTTATTGTTGCCGGTTATGTTGGTGGCGGTATGTGTCGCGGCATTCTGGTTGGCTTGATTGTTACCTGTATTGCCATGTTGTTTACTGATATCCAGATTCATAACATAGCCGTGGTAATTATCACCGTGATGCTAACGTCTGCGGTATTTGCTCTAGGTGGCTTAATCAATGCGATATTTGCCGGTAGTTTTGATGATATCTCTATTATTCCAACCTTTATCTTAACGCCATTAACCTATTTGGGCGGGGTATTTTATTCGATTTCCTTGCTGCCTGATTTTTGGCAAGGTGTGTCACAAATCAACCCAATCGTTTATATGGTCAATGCTTTTCGATATGGCTTTCTTGGTATCAGTGATGTCAGCCTAACCGTGGCGTTTTCAGTCATCGGCGCATTTTTGCTCGTGCTATACTCTGTGGCCATGTATTTAATCAGTAAAGGAATAGGTTTACGCAGCTAA
- the trmB gene encoding tRNA (guanine(46)-N(7))-methyltransferase TrmB produces MSFGDSKQIITNQPGIHESLTEVVEKHLRHEFKKPIADHTRAAFALVDEKVQNHGGPVILDACCGVGQSTRILAKQNPTALVIGVDKSDNRINRNVEDIWQAENYILVRADLNDFYRLLVEAKWPVDKHYILYPNPWPKAKHLQRRWHGSAVFPYIIKVGKTLHLRSNWRLYLEEFQQAAAIAGYSGALSTVNDEQPLTPFEAKYKASEQTCYKLDITLQA; encoded by the coding sequence ATGTCTTTTGGCGATTCGAAACAAATCATTACCAATCAACCGGGTATTCATGAAAGCCTTACTGAGGTTGTCGAAAAGCACCTCAGGCACGAGTTTAAAAAACCTATTGCTGATCATACCCGAGCGGCGTTTGCTCTGGTCGATGAAAAAGTGCAAAACCATGGCGGTCCAGTCATTCTTGATGCCTGCTGTGGTGTTGGTCAAAGCACGCGTATTCTGGCCAAACAAAACCCGACAGCATTAGTCATAGGCGTTGATAAGTCAGACAATCGTATTAATCGTAATGTTGAAGATATATGGCAAGCGGAAAACTATATCCTAGTTCGAGCCGACTTAAACGACTTTTATCGCTTATTGGTAGAGGCTAAGTGGCCTGTAGACAAGCATTATATTTTGTACCCTAATCCATGGCCTAAAGCCAAGCATTTGCAAAGACGATGGCACGGCAGTGCGGTGTTTCCTTATATCATTAAAGTCGGTAAAACGTTGCATTTACGCAGTAATTGGCGCCTCTATTTGGAGGAGTTTCAACAGGCTGCAGCCATCGCGGGCTATAGCGGTGCACTCTCTACTGTCAATGATGAGCAACCTCTAACCCCTTTTGAAGCCAAATATAAAGCCAGTGAGCAAACCTGTTACAAACTTGATATAACGCTGCAAGCCTAA